The Sphingobium aromaticiconvertens genome has a segment encoding these proteins:
- a CDS encoding vitamin K epoxide reductase family protein: MADVKRSEAGSGQADGDVVLTTGASGFIAAALIARLGKRYTVVGLDRAGPPDPPPPAAAIDIDLGSDEAVRVALDEVRARYGNRIASVIHLAAYYDITGDPNPLYDKVTVQGTRRLIDGLQSFEVEQFVFASTMLVHKPTATPEERISEESPIGASWAYPQSKVDTEALLHERHGNIPVVFLRAAGVYDDDGRSAFLAQQISQIYEHRLISHFYPGMLCAAQSSVHRDDLADAVLRLVDRRHELPSELPLLVGEPDAPGYAEIQDIVGETLHGEGWKTIRIPQPIAKAGIILQNEALGSDDFIQPWMIDSSNDHYILDISRARSLLGWEPKHSLRDTLPAIVAALKRHPRAWYRNNKLNENLVAWHDKPGAEPVGPGHQPAAAGDGMAGMDHGAVDHSSMDHAAMGHGPGAADMAMTGHGAHGDHMAIMDRDERRARWALYANIGLGLWLASSPLIYDSVTTQSVGEAVRFVTVDRGLPSVEWRASALAISDLVSGLAIALFGVLSLWPRTKTWAQWAVAFVGIWLFFAPLIFWSPSAAQYNNNLLIGSAVIALSVLVPMMPGMSMAGMMDPKNIPPGWTYSPSTDAQRLPIVAMGLVGLLTSRILTAYQLGHIDTAWEPFFVGSLSDPRNGTEEIITSGMSKAWPIPDGGLGTISYVLEILMAVMGTRDRWRTMPWMVTFFGILVIPLGVVSIYFIISQPIVIGTWSTLALVAALAMLIMIPFALDEVIAMGQFLAWAKRKGRPLIRTFFQGDTLEAGEMDAADVMASPSILWADAKRGLTMPWTLAASIALGAFLMLSRVILGNDGAMANSDHVVGALVITVAIIATAEVARALRFINVAFGAWLVAAPFLLTGAGPLGAIVSVVVGIALIGLSLPRGKRSPEHYASWDKYVI, from the coding sequence ATGGCCGATGTCAAACGCAGTGAAGCCGGCAGCGGCCAGGCCGACGGCGACGTCGTTCTGACCACGGGCGCGAGCGGCTTCATCGCCGCCGCGCTGATCGCCCGGCTCGGGAAACGCTACACCGTTGTTGGCCTGGATCGTGCCGGTCCTCCAGACCCGCCGCCGCCCGCAGCGGCGATCGACATAGACCTCGGGTCGGACGAAGCGGTCCGGGTTGCACTCGACGAAGTGCGCGCACGGTACGGTAACCGCATCGCCTCGGTGATCCACCTCGCCGCCTATTACGACATTACGGGCGATCCGAATCCGCTCTACGACAAGGTCACCGTGCAGGGCACCCGCCGGCTGATTGACGGGCTGCAATCGTTCGAGGTCGAGCAATTCGTCTTCGCCAGCACGATGCTGGTCCATAAGCCGACCGCCACTCCGGAGGAGCGCATCAGCGAGGAGTCGCCAATCGGTGCGTCCTGGGCGTATCCGCAGTCCAAGGTCGACACCGAGGCATTGCTGCATGAGCGCCACGGGAACATCCCCGTCGTCTTCCTCCGCGCCGCAGGAGTTTACGACGACGACGGGCGCTCGGCGTTTCTCGCGCAGCAGATATCGCAGATCTACGAGCACCGCCTGATCTCGCACTTCTATCCCGGCATGCTGTGTGCGGCGCAGTCGTCCGTGCACCGCGACGACTTGGCTGACGCCGTGCTGCGCCTGGTCGATCGGCGGCACGAATTGCCGTCAGAACTGCCACTGCTCGTCGGCGAGCCCGACGCGCCCGGCTATGCCGAAATCCAGGACATCGTCGGCGAGACGCTCCACGGCGAGGGCTGGAAGACGATCCGGATCCCGCAGCCGATCGCAAAGGCCGGAATCATCCTGCAGAACGAGGCGCTCGGCAGCGACGACTTCATCCAGCCCTGGATGATCGACAGCAGCAACGACCACTATATCCTCGACATCTCGCGCGCGCGTTCGCTGCTCGGATGGGAGCCGAAACACAGTCTCCGCGACACGCTGCCCGCGATCGTTGCCGCGTTGAAGCGCCATCCGCGGGCCTGGTATCGGAACAACAAGCTCAACGAGAATCTGGTTGCCTGGCACGATAAACCAGGGGCCGAACCTGTCGGACCGGGCCATCAACCCGCAGCGGCAGGCGATGGGATGGCCGGCATGGATCACGGGGCTGTGGATCATAGCAGCATGGACCATGCAGCCATGGGGCACGGACCTGGCGCGGCGGACATGGCGATGACCGGCCACGGTGCACACGGCGATCACATGGCCATAATGGACCGCGACGAGCGCCGTGCGCGCTGGGCTCTTTACGCCAACATCGGCCTCGGGCTGTGGCTCGCCTCCAGCCCGCTTATCTACGACTCCGTCACGACGCAGAGCGTCGGCGAGGCGGTGCGCTTCGTCACGGTCGATCGCGGCCTGCCTTCAGTCGAATGGCGCGCAAGCGCACTGGCGATCAGCGATCTCGTCAGCGGTCTGGCGATCGCGCTGTTTGGCGTACTGTCGCTGTGGCCTCGAACCAAGACCTGGGCGCAATGGGCAGTGGCGTTCGTCGGCATCTGGCTGTTCTTTGCGCCTTTGATCTTCTGGAGCCCGAGCGCCGCTCAGTACAACAACAACCTGCTCATCGGCTCGGCCGTGATCGCCCTGTCGGTGCTCGTGCCGATGATGCCGGGCATGAGCATGGCGGGCATGATGGACCCCAAGAACATCCCGCCCGGCTGGACCTATTCGCCGTCGACGGACGCGCAGCGGCTGCCGATCGTCGCCATGGGCCTGGTCGGCCTTCTCACCTCGCGCATCCTGACCGCCTACCAGCTGGGGCACATCGACACCGCGTGGGAGCCGTTCTTCGTCGGATCGCTCAGCGACCCGCGCAACGGGACCGAGGAGATCATCACTTCGGGCATGTCGAAGGCGTGGCCGATCCCTGATGGGGGCCTTGGCACGATCAGCTACGTACTCGAGATCCTGATGGCGGTGATGGGCACGCGCGATCGCTGGCGGACCATGCCGTGGATGGTGACCTTCTTTGGCATCCTGGTCATTCCTCTCGGCGTGGTCAGCATCTACTTCATCATCAGTCAGCCGATCGTGATCGGCACGTGGAGCACGCTGGCGCTGGTCGCTGCGCTCGCGATGCTGATCATGATCCCGTTCGCACTGGACGAGGTCATCGCCATGGGCCAGTTTCTCGCCTGGGCGAAACGCAAAGGCAGGCCGCTGATCCGCACCTTCTTCCAGGGCGACACGCTCGAAGCAGGCGAGATGGATGCGGCTGACGTAATGGCTTCACCTTCGATCTTGTGGGCGGATGCGAAGCGAGGTCTGACGATGCCATGGACTCTGGCAGCTAGCATCGCCCTCGGTGCGTTCCTGATGCTGTCACGGGTGATCCTGGGCAACGACGGGGCCATGGCGAACAGCGACCATGTGGTCGGCGCCCTCGTGATCACAGTCGCGATCATTGCCACCGCAGAGGTGGCCCGCGCTCTCCGCTTCATCAATGTCGCGTTCGGGGCATGGCTCGTCGCTGCCCCGTTCCTGCTGACAGGGGCCGGCCCCCTTGGGGCGATCGTGTCGGTGGTCGTGGGAATCGCGCTCATCGGGCTCAGCCTGCCGCGCGGCAAGCGCAGCCCCGAACATTATGCGAGCTGGGACAAATAC